Proteins from a genomic interval of Zingiber officinale cultivar Zhangliang chromosome 2A, Zo_v1.1, whole genome shotgun sequence:
- the LOC122041115 gene encoding protein NUCLEAR FUSION DEFECTIVE 4-like, producing the protein MGRVQARLGSLLNNRWLVFVAAMWVQAVAGIGYLFGSLSPVIKSALGYNQRQIARLGVAKDLGDSIGFLAGTLCEILPLWAALIVGVLQNFVGYGWVWLIVTGRAPQLPLWAMCVLIFVGTNGETYFNTAALVSCVQNFPKSRGPIVGILKGFAGLSGAILTQVFALMHSPDHAALIFMVAVGPSMVVIALMFIVRPVGGHRQVRASDPSSFTFIYSVCLLLAAYLMGVMILEDLVDISYTVTVVFTAVLLFLMLLPIVIPLLLTFHFDVVSPVEEPLLPQPSKEETSKSAEQNEVIFSELEDEKPKEVDLLPASERQKRIAHLQAKLFLAAADGAVRVKKRRGPHRGEDFTLMQALIKADFWLMFTSLLLGSGSGLTVIDNLGQMSESLGYNEAHIFVSMISIWNFLGRVGGGYLSEVIVRDYAYPRPVALAAFQVVMAIGHLFFAMAWPGTMYIGTLLIGLGYGAHWAIVPAAASELFGLKNFGALYNFLTVANPAGSLVFSGLIASTIYDYEAEQQAKKHQNSLLQIRRLFEGASIGGEETLKCKGAICFFLSSLIMSGFCVIAVVLSLILVHRTRIVYRNLYSGTSR; encoded by the exons ATGGGCAGGGTGCAGGCGAGGTTGGGATCCTTGCTCAACAACAGATGGCTGGTATTCGTGGCGGCGATGTGGGTGCAGGCGGTGGCAGGGATCGGGTACCTGTTCGGCAGCCTGTCGCCGGTGATCAAGAGCGCGCTCGGCTACAACCAGCGGCAGATCGCGCGGCTGGGAGTGGCCAAGGATCTGGGCGACAGCATCGGCTTCCTCGCCGGGACCCTCTGCGAGATCCTCCCGCTCTGGGCGGCGTTGATCGTCGGCGTGCTGCAGAATTTTGTGGGATATGGTTGGGTTTGGCTCATAGTCACGGGAAGAGCGCCCCAGTTGCCCCTCTGGGCT ATGTGCGTTCTCATATTCGTGGGAACAAATGGAGAGACCTACTTCAACACTGCCGCTCTTGTTTCGTGCGTGCAGAACTTCCCTAAGAGCAGGGGTCCTATAGTAGGGATACTGAAGGGCTTTGCTGGTCTCAGTGGTGCGATCTTGACTCAAGTTTTTGCCCTGATGCACTCACCTGACCATGCTGCTCTCATATTCATGGTGGCTGTCGGCCCATCGATGGTCGTCATCGCCTTGATGTTCATCGTCAGGCCTGTCGGCGGCCATCGGCAAGTGCGAGCTTCTGATCCATCCAGCTTCACGTTTATCTACAGCGTGTGCTTGCTTCTGGCAGCCTATTTGATGGGCGTCATGATCCTGGAAGACCTTGTCGATATCAGCTACACTGTGACCGTGGTGTTCACTGCAGTGCTGCTGTTCCTCATGTTGCTTCCAATTGTCATCCCCCTGCTGCTGACCTTCCACTTTGATGTTGTCTCTCCCGTCGAAGAGCCTCTCTTGCCCCAGCCGTCGAAGGAAGAGACAAGCAAATCTGCTGAGCAGAATGAGGTCATTTTCAGTGAGCTTGAGGATGAGAAGCCCAAGGAGGTTGATCTTCTTCCGGCGTCGGAAAGGCAGAAGAGGATTGCTCACTTGCAGGCAAAGTTATTCCTCGCTGCTGCTGATGGAGCTGTGAGGGTCAAGAAAAGAAGAGGTCCTCACAGGGGAGAGGACTTCACCCTGATGCAGGCACTCATAAAGGCAGACTTTTGGCTCATGTTCACCTCTCTTCTGCTGGGATCAGGTTCAGGGCTGACGGTCATTGACAATCTCGGTCAGATGAGTGAGTCATTAGGCTACAATGAAGCTCACATTTTTGTATCCATGATCAGCATTTGGAACTTCCTTGGAAGAGTAGGAGGGGGCTATTTGTCTGAGGTTATTGTGAG GGACTATGCATATCCTAGGCCAGTGGCTTTGGCTGCCTTTCAGGTTGTAATGGCGATCGGGCACTTGTTCTTCGCCATGGCTTGGCCAGGAACAATGTACATTGGAACCCTACTGATTGGACTTGGATATGGAGCTCACTGGGCCATTGTTCCTGCTGCAGCATCTGAATTGTTTGGCCTGAAGAACTTTGGAGCCTTGTACAATTTCCTTACAGTAGCTAATCCTGCAGGTTCTCTAGTCTTTTCTGGCCTCATTGCCAGCACGATCTATGACTACGAAGCCGAACAGCAAGCGAAGAAACATCAGAACTCACTTCTGCAAATCCGAAGATTATTTGAAGGTGCTTCAATCGGTGGGGAGGAAACACTGAAATGCAAAGGGGCCATCTGTTTCTTTCTCAGTTCACTGATCATGTCGGGATTTTGCGTCATTGCTGTTGTTCTGAGCTTGATTCTCGTTCACAGGACTAGAATTGTGTACCGAAACCTTTATAGTGGAACTTCCAGGTAG